A portion of the Micromonospora vinacea genome contains these proteins:
- a CDS encoding MFS transporter — protein sequence MTAPVPATALRMGTTAGRGTLLAAVLASGMVFLDSTVVNVALPKLGQDLGANVADLQWTINGYLLMLAAFVLLGGALGDRFGRRRIFLIGVLWFTAASVLCGLAQGTGWLIGARFLQGAGGALLTPGSLSVLQASFHPDDRGRAIGAWAGLSGVSTALGPFIGGWLIDTLSWRWIFFLNLPIAVLVLLAALRWVPESRDESASRTQGRGRARRRFDVAGALLGALALAGVTYALIDAPARGFDSAEVLIAAAVGVLSAVAFVLLERRRGDAAMLPTGLFSSRLFSVLNLFTVVVYAALGGFTFFFAVYLQNVVEWSAFRTGIALLPMTVLLLVGSARAGALSARIGPRLPLAIGPVVAAVGLLLLRGVGPGASYWRDVLPGVLLFGIGLTLVVAPLTASVLAAVQDRFSGVASGFNNAASRAGGLLAVAALPLLVGLSGGGYEQKAELTDAFRAAMEWCAGLLVAGAVLALVLVHRPPREAPPSQPCHSLPAATPPK from the coding sequence ATGACCGCACCCGTACCGGCGACCGCCCTCCGAATGGGCACCACCGCCGGCCGGGGCACGCTGCTCGCCGCCGTACTCGCCTCTGGCATGGTCTTCCTCGACAGCACCGTCGTCAACGTGGCGCTGCCGAAACTCGGCCAGGACCTCGGCGCGAACGTGGCCGATCTCCAGTGGACCATCAACGGCTACCTGCTGATGCTCGCGGCGTTCGTGCTGCTCGGCGGCGCGCTCGGCGACCGCTTCGGCCGGCGACGCATCTTCCTCATCGGCGTGCTCTGGTTCACCGCCGCCTCCGTTCTGTGTGGGCTGGCCCAGGGCACCGGTTGGCTGATCGGGGCCCGGTTCCTCCAGGGCGCCGGTGGCGCGCTGCTCACGCCCGGGTCGCTGTCGGTCCTCCAGGCGAGCTTCCACCCCGACGACCGGGGCCGGGCCATCGGCGCCTGGGCCGGGCTGTCCGGGGTGTCCACAGCGCTGGGCCCGTTCATCGGGGGCTGGCTGATCGACACGCTCTCCTGGCGCTGGATCTTCTTCCTCAACCTGCCGATCGCCGTGCTGGTGCTGCTGGCCGCCCTGCGCTGGGTGCCGGAGAGCCGGGACGAGAGCGCCTCCCGGACCCAGGGGCGGGGTCGGGCCCGACGGCGGTTCGACGTCGCCGGAGCCCTGCTCGGAGCGCTCGCGCTCGCCGGCGTCACCTACGCCCTGATCGACGCGCCGGCCCGCGGGTTCGACTCCGCCGAGGTGCTGATCGCGGCAGCGGTCGGGGTGCTCTCCGCAGTGGCCTTCGTCCTGCTGGAGCGGCGGCGCGGCGACGCCGCGATGCTGCCCACCGGGCTGTTCAGCAGCCGACTCTTCTCGGTGCTGAACCTCTTCACAGTGGTCGTCTACGCGGCGCTCGGCGGCTTCACCTTCTTTTTCGCCGTCTACCTGCAGAACGTCGTCGAGTGGTCGGCCTTCCGCACCGGCATCGCGTTGCTGCCGATGACAGTGCTGCTGTTGGTCGGGTCCGCGCGGGCCGGTGCGCTGTCGGCGCGGATCGGCCCCCGGCTGCCGCTCGCCATCGGACCGGTGGTCGCCGCTGTCGGTCTGCTGCTGCTGCGCGGCGTCGGACCGGGCGCGTCGTACTGGCGGGACGTGCTGCCCGGGGTGCTGCTCTTCGGCATCGGGCTGACCCTGGTGGTGGCGCCGCTGACGGCGTCGGTGCTGGCCGCCGTGCAGGACCGGTTCTCCGGGGTGGCCAGCGGGTTCAACAACGCCGCGTCCCGAGCCGGCGGCCTGCTCGCGGTGGCGGCGCTGCCGCTGCTGGTCGGGCTCTCCGGCGGCGGGTACGAGCAGAAGGCCGAGCTGACCGACGCGTTCCGGGCCGCGATGGAGTGGTGCGCCGGGCTGCTCGTGGCCGGCGCGGTGCTGGCGCTCGTGCTGGTCCACCGGCCGCCCCGGGAAGCCCCACCGTCCCAGCCCTGCCACTCGCTGCCCGCCGCGACACCCCCGAAGTAG
- a CDS encoding HNH endonuclease family protein, whose protein sequence is MRTRSGPRAAVAALTAALALGVAGCVPQDEPTTPPPSDGGNAAEQLSQLTVATAGSMKGYSRERFPHWRDTGKNCDVRDSILQRDGKEVKLSGCNVVGGRWESVYDGRSFSDPSDVDIDHMVPLANAWRSGADEWDNAKRGDFANDTTRPQLFAVSASSNRAKGDQDPSQWKPANRSYWCKYAQDWVTVKHYWRLTVTSAEKTALTDMLEGCSVGSDS, encoded by the coding sequence GTGCGTACCAGATCAGGACCGCGAGCGGCGGTGGCCGCGCTTACCGCGGCGCTGGCGCTCGGCGTGGCCGGTTGCGTCCCGCAGGATGAGCCGACCACACCGCCGCCGAGCGACGGTGGCAACGCCGCGGAGCAGCTGAGTCAGCTCACCGTCGCTACCGCCGGCTCGATGAAGGGTTACAGCCGGGAGCGTTTCCCGCACTGGCGGGACACCGGCAAGAACTGCGATGTCCGGGACAGCATCCTCCAACGCGACGGCAAGGAGGTGAAGCTCTCCGGCTGCAACGTGGTCGGTGGGCGCTGGGAGAGCGTGTACGACGGTCGCAGCTTCTCGGATCCCTCCGACGTGGACATCGACCACATGGTGCCGTTGGCCAACGCGTGGCGCTCGGGTGCCGACGAGTGGGACAACGCGAAGCGCGGCGATTTCGCCAACGACACCACTCGTCCGCAGCTTTTCGCGGTTTCCGCCTCGTCGAACCGGGCAAAGGGTGACCAGGACCCGTCCCAGTGGAAGCCGGCAAACCGATCTTACTGGTGCAAATACGCCCAGGACTGGGTGACGGTCAAGCACTACTGGCGGCTGACGGTGACCAGCGCCGAGAAGACCGCCCTGACCGACATGTTGGAGGGCTGTTCAGTGGGGAGCGATTCGTGA
- a CDS encoding ABC transporter ATP-binding protein: MSDDDILVEVRDLKVHFPIKRGVLFDRVVGQVKAVDGVDLSIARGKTYGLVGESGCGKSTLGRALLQLTPPTAGEVSFDGVELTTLPPGKLRSMRRRMQMIFQDPMSSLDPRQNVESILTEGLQTHGIGTDRTDRRRIIGETLDAVGLPRWALSRYPHEFSGGQRQRIGIARALVLGPELIVADEPVSALDVSIQAQVVNLLDELQDSLGLTYLVIAHDLAVVRHISDTVGVMYLGALVEEAPSDRLYTEPLHPYTRALMSAVPVPDPDVEDRRERILLAGDLPSPANPPSGCRFHTRCPWAQPTRCADERPVLRDIGASRVACHFAEQIASGELRPHGVSAQVVRPEGEGDAPGVVSAPTEPGSYV; the protein is encoded by the coding sequence GTGAGTGACGACGACATCCTCGTGGAGGTGCGCGACCTGAAGGTGCACTTCCCGATCAAGCGGGGGGTGCTCTTCGACCGGGTGGTCGGCCAGGTGAAGGCCGTCGACGGGGTCGACCTGAGCATCGCCCGGGGCAAGACGTACGGCCTGGTGGGTGAGTCCGGTTGCGGCAAGTCCACGCTGGGTCGGGCGCTGCTGCAGCTCACCCCGCCGACCGCCGGTGAGGTCAGCTTCGACGGCGTCGAGCTGACCACACTGCCGCCGGGCAAGCTGCGCAGCATGCGTCGGCGGATGCAGATGATCTTCCAGGATCCGATGTCCAGCCTCGACCCCCGGCAGAACGTCGAGTCGATCCTGACCGAGGGCCTGCAGACCCACGGGATCGGCACCGACCGCACCGACCGTCGACGGATCATCGGCGAGACCCTGGACGCGGTCGGGCTGCCGCGCTGGGCGCTGTCCCGCTACCCGCACGAGTTCTCCGGCGGTCAGCGGCAGCGCATCGGCATCGCCCGCGCGCTGGTGCTCGGGCCGGAGCTGATCGTCGCCGACGAGCCGGTCTCGGCACTCGACGTGTCGATCCAGGCCCAGGTGGTCAACCTGCTGGATGAACTCCAGGACAGTCTGGGGTTGACCTACCTGGTGATCGCGCACGACCTCGCGGTGGTCCGGCACATCTCCGACACGGTCGGTGTCATGTACCTGGGGGCGCTGGTCGAGGAGGCGCCGAGCGACAGGCTCTACACCGAGCCGCTGCACCCGTACACCCGGGCGCTGATGTCCGCGGTGCCGGTGCCGGACCCGGACGTCGAGGACCGCCGGGAGCGCATCCTGCTCGCCGGTGACCTGCCGTCGCCGGCCAACCCGCCGTCGGGCTGCCGCTTCCACACCCGCTGCCCGTGGGCGCAGCCCACCCGCTGCGCCGACGAGCGACCGGTGCTGCGGGACATCGGCGCCAGCCGGGTGGCCTGCCACTTCGCCGAGCAGATCGCCAGCGGCGAACTGCGCCCGCACGGGGTCAGCGCGCAGGTCGTCCGACCCGAGGGCGAGGGGGACGCGCCGGGCGTGGTCTCCGCGCCCACCGAGCCCGGCTCGTACGTCTGA
- a CDS encoding ABC transporter ATP-binding protein — translation MALLEVEDLSVTFARRGQRAVHAVDGVSFSVDAGEVVGLVGESGCGKSVTSLAIMGLLPKQPGLRVGGKAVFDGTDLLQLDDRSRRDIRGRDIAMIFQDPLSSLNPVIPIGLQVTEVLTRHRGMKGETAAKEAAALLDRVGIPDPKRRLKEYPHQLSGGMRQRALIAMAVACQPRLLIADEPTTALDVTIQAQILELLKELVRDSGTALLMITHDLGVVAGMCDTVNVLYGGRVVETARRRPLFRQPRHPYTVGLLGSVPRLDAGRGEKLNPIPGSVRDLLPWPDGCAFAPRCARRIDECVGEPPELVHAHDGRSYRCVNPEPLPGMVPAPREEESA, via the coding sequence ATGGCACTGCTCGAAGTTGAAGATCTCTCCGTCACGTTCGCCCGCCGCGGTCAACGGGCCGTGCACGCTGTCGACGGGGTGTCCTTCTCGGTCGACGCCGGTGAGGTTGTCGGCCTGGTCGGCGAGTCCGGCTGCGGCAAGAGCGTCACCTCGCTCGCGATCATGGGCTTGTTGCCCAAGCAGCCCGGCCTTCGGGTCGGCGGCAAGGCCGTCTTCGACGGCACCGACCTGCTCCAGCTCGACGACCGGTCGCGGCGGGACATCCGGGGTCGGGACATCGCGATGATCTTCCAGGACCCGCTCTCCTCGCTGAACCCGGTGATCCCGATCGGGTTGCAGGTGACCGAGGTCCTCACCCGACACCGGGGGATGAAGGGCGAGACCGCGGCGAAGGAGGCGGCGGCGCTGCTGGACCGGGTCGGCATCCCCGACCCGAAGCGGCGGCTCAAGGAGTACCCGCACCAGCTCTCCGGTGGGATGCGCCAGCGTGCGCTCATCGCGATGGCGGTGGCCTGCCAGCCCCGGCTGCTGATCGCCGACGAGCCGACCACAGCGCTGGACGTCACCATCCAGGCCCAGATTCTGGAGCTGCTCAAGGAACTGGTCCGGGACTCCGGCACCGCGCTGCTGATGATCACGCACGATCTGGGCGTGGTGGCCGGCATGTGCGACACCGTCAACGTGCTCTACGGCGGCCGGGTGGTGGAGACGGCCCGCCGTCGTCCGCTGTTCCGCCAGCCGCGTCACCCGTACACGGTGGGTCTGCTCGGCTCGGTGCCGCGCCTGGACGCCGGGCGGGGCGAGAAGCTCAACCCGATTCCCGGTTCGGTCCGCGACCTGCTGCCCTGGCCGGACGGATGCGCCTTCGCCCCGCGCTGCGCCCGCCGGATCGACGAGTGCGTGGGTGAGCCGCCCGAGTTGGTGCACGCGCACGACGGACGGAGCTACCGGTGCGTCAACCCGGAGCCGCTGCCGGGCATGGTGCCCGCCCCGCGCGAGGAGGAATCAGCGTGA
- a CDS encoding ABC transporter permease, which yields MTLSPGKKREKIDRLSELAARDDERGVSLWQEAFRRLRGNPAAIVGAIILALFVLVAVVGPFLVPYAATDTIGIREGLIKPGVIPGPTGDHWFGYDHQGRDEFSRMIVGARQTLLVGVVSTLIGLAIGALIGGVSGAAAGLGGRWGRWIDTTLMRFIDMLLAMPSLLLAVSIAALLGASLTTVMIAVGVVSVPVFARLLRGSMISQANSDYVLAATSLGVKKSKIALTHVVPNSLAPVIVQATLTLATAIIEAAALSFLGLGNPDTAVPEWGVMLADAQQYLGIRPSLAIYPAVAIIITALGFTLLGEAMREALDPKLRK from the coding sequence ATGACACTCAGCCCAGGCAAGAAGCGCGAAAAGATCGACCGGCTCTCCGAACTGGCCGCCCGCGACGACGAGCGGGGCGTCAGCCTCTGGCAGGAAGCGTTCCGCCGGCTGCGCGGCAACCCGGCCGCGATCGTCGGCGCGATCATCCTGGCGCTCTTCGTGCTGGTAGCGGTGGTCGGCCCGTTCCTCGTGCCGTACGCGGCGACGGACACGATCGGCATCCGGGAAGGGCTGATCAAGCCGGGTGTCATTCCCGGCCCGACCGGTGACCACTGGTTCGGTTACGACCACCAGGGCCGCGACGAGTTCAGCCGGATGATCGTGGGTGCCCGCCAGACCCTGCTGGTCGGCGTGGTCTCCACCCTGATCGGTCTGGCGATCGGGGCGCTTATCGGTGGCGTCTCCGGCGCGGCGGCTGGTCTCGGTGGCCGGTGGGGGCGGTGGATCGACACCACCCTGATGCGCTTCATCGACATGCTGCTGGCGATGCCGAGCCTGCTGCTGGCGGTGAGCATCGCCGCCCTGCTCGGGGCCAGCCTGACCACCGTGATGATCGCGGTCGGTGTGGTCTCGGTGCCGGTCTTCGCCCGGCTGCTGCGCGGCTCGATGATCTCCCAGGCCAACAGCGACTACGTGTTGGCGGCGACCTCGCTCGGCGTCAAGAAGTCGAAGATCGCGCTGACCCACGTGGTGCCGAACTCGCTCGCCCCGGTGATCGTGCAGGCCACCCTGACCCTGGCCACCGCGATCATCGAGGCCGCGGCGCTCTCCTTCCTCGGCCTCGGCAACCCGGACACCGCCGTACCGGAGTGGGGGGTCATGCTCGCCGACGCGCAGCAGTACCTCGGCATCCGGCCGTCGCTGGCGATCTACCCGGCGGTCGCGATCATCATCACCGCGCTCGGCTTCACCCTGCTGGGTGAGGCGATGCGCGAGGCCCTCGACCCGAAGCTGCGGAAGTAG